From a single Populus nigra chromosome 18, ddPopNigr1.1, whole genome shotgun sequence genomic region:
- the LOC133678867 gene encoding cell division control protein 48 homolog A-like, translating into MADPSSSQPSPSTDPKKDYSTAILERKKSPNRLVIDEAINDDNSVVAMHPATMEKLQFFRGDTVLIKGKKRKDTVCIVLADEQCEEPKIRLNKVVRANLRVRLGDVVSVHQCPDVKYGKRVHILPIDDTIEGVTGSLFDAYLKPYFLESYRPVRKGDLFLVRGGMRSVEFKVIETDPGEYCVVAPDTEIFCEGEPIKREDEERLNEVGYDDVGGVRKQMAQIRELVELPLRHPQLFKSIGVKPPKGILLYGPPGSGKTLIARAVANETGAFFFLINGPEIMSKLAGESESNLRKAFEEAEKNAPSIIFIDELDSIAPKREKTHGEVERRIVSQLLTLMDGLKSRAHVIVMVVEVPNVSWEDIGGLENIKRELQETVQYPVEHPEKFEKFGMSPSKGVLFYGPPGCGKTLLAKAIANECQANFISVKGPELLTMWFGESEANVREIFDKARQSAPCVLFFDELDSIATQRGNSAGDAGGAADRVLNQLLTEMDGMTAKKTVFIIGATNRPDIIDPALLRPGRLDQLIYIPLPDEASRLQIFKACLRKSPVSRDVDLAALARYTNGFSGADITEICQRACKYAIRENIEKDIEKEKRKQDNPEAMEEDDVDEVPEIKAAHFEESMKFARRSVSDADIRKYQLFAQTLQQSRGFGTEFRFPDRPENVAGEGATDPFASATIAAEEEDLYS; encoded by the exons ATGGCCGATCCAAGCTCTAGTCAGCCCTCTCCTTCCACAGACCC TAAGAAAGACTATTCGACTGCAATTTTGGAGCGAAAGAAGTCTCCCAATCGACTTGTTATTGACGAGGCCATCAATGATGATAACTCTGTGGTGGCTATGCATCCTGCTACCATGGAAAAGCTTCAGTTTTTTCGTGGTGACACGGTGCTAATTAAG GGAAAGAAGCGAAAAGACACTGTTTGCATTGTTCTTGCTGATGAACAATGTGAGGAACCGAAAATCAGATTGAACAAAGTTGTCAGGGCTAATCTTAGAGTCCGCCTTGGAGATGTTGTGTCTGTCCATCAATGTCCTGATGTGAAGTATGGGAAGCGAGTTCATATCCTTCCTATTGATGACACTATCGAGGGTGTTACTGGAAGTCTTTTTGATGCATATTTAAAGC CATATTTCTTGGAATCGTACCGCCCTGTAAGAAAAGGTGACCTTTTCCTTGTCAGGGGTGGCATGCGCAGTGTTGAGTTCAAGGTAATTGAGACAGACCCTGGTGAATACTGTGTTGTGGCACCAGACACCGAGATCTTTTGTGAAGGAGAGCCCATCAAACGTGAGGATGAGGAGAGGTTGAATGAAGTGGGCTATGATGATGTTGGTGGTGTTAGGAAACAGATGGCTCAGATTCGTGAGCTAGTTGAACTTCCTCTTAGGCACCCACAGCTTTTCAAATCAATTGGTGTTAAACCACCAAAAGGTATCTTGCTGTATGGGCCGCCTGGGTCTGGTAAAACTCTGATTGCAAGGGCTGTTGCTAATGAGACAGGTgcattcttctttttgattaatgGTCCTGAGATAATGTCAAAGCTGGCTGGTGAGAGTGAAAGCAACTTGAGGAAGGCATTTGAGGAGGCTGAAAAGAATGCTCCAtccataatttttattgatgagtTAGATTCTATTGCTCCCAAGAGGGAAAAGACTCATGGTGAAGTGGAGAGGCGTATAGTTTCACAGCTTTTGACTTTAATGGATGGCCTCAAGTCACGGGCACATGTGATTGTTATG GTTGTGGAGGTTCCTAACGTCTCATGGGAGGATATTGGTGGATTAGAGAATATTAAAAGAGAGCTTCAAGAG ACTGTCCAATATCCCGTGGAGCATCCTGAGAAGTTTGAGAAATTTGGCATGTCACCTTCTAAAGGTGTTCTCTTTTATGGACCTCCTGGCTGTGGTAAAACCCTACTTGCAAAGGCAATTGCTAATGAATGCCAGGCCAACTTCATAAGTGTCAAGGGTCCTGAGCTGCTAACTATGTGGTTCGGAGAAAGTGAAGCAAATGTGCGGGAGATATTTGACAAAGCACGGCAGTCAGCTCCTTGTgtacttttctttgatgaacttGATTCCATTGCTACTCAG CGGGGCAACTCTGCTGGAGATGCTGGGGGAGCTGCAGATAGAGTCTTGAATCAACTTCTGACAGAAATGGATGGCATGACGGCAAAGAAAACAGTTTTTATCATTGGAGCAACAAACAGGCCAGATATTATCGACCCAGCATTGCTCAGGCCTGGGCGTCTGGACCAGTTGATTTACATACCTCTTCCTGATGAGGCTTCCCGTCTTCAGATATTTAAAGCATGTTTGCGCAAGTCACCTGTTTCTAGGGATGTTGACCTGGCAGCTCTTGCACGATATACTAATGGATTTAGTGGTGCTGATATCACTGAAATTTGTCAACGTGCCTGCAAATATGCCATtagagaaaatattgagaag GATATTGAGAAGGAGAAAAGGAAGCAAGACAATCCTGAAGCAATGGAAGAAGATGATGTGGATGAGGTCCCAGAAATAAAGGCAGCACATTTTGAGGAGTCAATGAAATTTGCACGTCGAAGTGTTAGTGATGCAGACATCAGGAAGTACCAGCTCTTTGCTCAGACCTTACAGCAATCTCGTGGATTTGGTACTGAGTTCCGGTTTCCAGACCGTCCTGAGAATGTGGCAGGTGAAGGAGCCACTGATCCGTTTGCTTCAGCAACTATTGCTGCCGAGGAGGAGGATCTATACAGCTGA
- the LOC133678925 gene encoding kinetochore protein SPC25 homolog translates to MQRKATETVRTRMESLRLICDRDAKIQIQKVDSFMASFCNSLDSIKAIVEETMQNQGKSGSLKSSLREADDEFVKVLAVKTRKEAKQMATRESISATRARIQELQKSVLVQRARRDEYATIMSQLSLALATSEEIEHQDIDHKRDIQEAMLWYNRVLGFKIEGGQGVKFTLNNINLKNQDEECSFTIRHENDMYTLLGCDPQLNDTKQLIHELNKTNGLFKFVRKMREKFEESASLGFLPQTTTLHQESATVSVSAPALSISSDTSESPTKTSKTPDEHIRNSKGSRGRGRGSRAIMSPVSVRQSPRFKAKK, encoded by the exons ATGCAGAGGAAAGCAACGGAGACTGTACGGACTCGAATGGAGTCTCTGCGGTTGATCTGCGACAGAGATGCCAAAATCCAAATCCAGAAAGTGGACTCCTTCATGGCGtcgttttgcaactctctggaTTCCATCAAAGCCATAGTAGAAGAAACTATGCAAAATCAAG GGAAATCAGGGAGTTTGAAATCTAGCTTGAGAGAAGCTGATGATGAATTTGTTAAAGTTCTGGCAG TTAAGACTCGGAAAGAGGCTAAGCAGATGGCAACAAGGGAGTCAATATCTGCTACAAGAGCTAGAATACAAGAACTTCAAAAAAGTGTTCTAGTTCAAAGAGCTAGAAGGGATGAGTATGCAACGATCATGTCCCAACTATCTCttg CTTTGGCAACATCTGAAGAAATAGAACACCAAGACATTGACCATAAAAGGGATATTCAAGAGGCAATGTTATGGTACAATAGGGTTCTTGGCTTCAAAATTGAAGGCGGCCAGG GGGTAAAATTCACACTCAACaacatcaatttgaaaaatcaagatgagGAGTGCTCTTTCACCATTCGCCATGAAAATGATATGTACACAT TGTTGGGTTGTGATCCACAATTGAATGACACCAAACAGTTGATCCACGAGTTGAATAAAACCAATGGCTTGTTCAAATTTGTcagaaaaatgagagagaagTTTGAAGAATCTGCATCACTTG GATTTTTGCCTCAAACCACAACTCTTCACCAAGAATCTGCAACAGTATCTGTGTCTGCTCCAGCTCTTTCAATCTCCAGTGACACAAGTGAATCTCCAACGAAGACAAGCAAAACTCCAGATGAACATATAAGAAATTCCAAAGGTAGCCGTGGCCGTGGAAGAGGGAGTCGAGCAATCATGTCTCCTGTATCTGTTCGTCAGTCTCCACGTTTTAAG GCTAAGAAATGA
- the LOC133678673 gene encoding leucine-rich repeat receptor-like serine/threonine-protein kinase RGI4 translates to MPVNPWPLFSFLFFSSTLVLLFPFTAFAVNQQGETLLSWKRSLNGSPEGLNNWDSSNETPCGWFGITCNFNNEVVALGLRYVSLFGTLPSNFTFLSSLNKLVLSGTNLTGTIPKEIGTALPQLTHLDLSDNALTGEIPSELCNFPKLEQLLLNSNQLEGSIPIEIGNLTSLKWLILYDNQFSGSIPKTVGKLKYLEVIRAGGNKNLEGSLPQEIGNCSNLLMLGLAETSISGFLPPSLGLLKKLQTVAIYTALLSGQIPPELGDCTELQDIYLYENSLTGSIPKTLGKLRNLRNLLLWQNSLVGIIPPELGNCNQMLVVDISMNSLTGSIPQSFGNLTELQELQLSLNQISGEIPAQLGNCQKIIHIELDNNQITGSIPPEIGNLLNLTLFYLWQNKLEGNIPPSISNCQNLEAIDLSQNGLVGPIPKGVFQLKKLNKLLLLSNNLSGEIPPEIGNCSSLIRFRANNNKVSGNIPAQIGNLKNLNFLDLGSNRITGVIPEEISGCQNLTFLDLHSNAISGNLPQSFNRLISLQFIDFSNNLIEGTLSPSLGSLSSLTKLTLAKNRLSGSIPSQLGSCSKLQLLDLSGNQLSGNIPSSVGKIPSLEIALNLSLNQLNGEIPSEFTGLNKLGILDISYNHLTGDLQHLAALQNLVVLNVSHNNFSGHVPDTPFFSKLPLSVLAGNPALCFSGNQCDSGDKHVKRGTAARVAMIVLLCAACALLLAALYIIVASKKRGSGAQECEGEDDVEMSPPWEVTLYQKLDLSIADVARSLTAGNVIGRGRSGVVYKVTIPSGLMVAVKRFKSAEKISAAAFSSEIATLARIRHRNIVRLLGWGANRKTKLLFYDYMANGTLGTLLHEGNNVGLVEWETRFKIALGVAEGLAYLHHDCVPPILHRDVKAHNILLGDRYEAYLADFGLARLVEDEHGSFSANPQFAGSYGYIAPEYACMLKITEKSDVYSYGVVLLETITGKKPVDPSFPDGQHVVQWVRNHLRSKKDPVEILDPKLQGHPDTQIQEMLQALGISLLCTSNRAEDRPTMKDVAVLLKEIRQELITGGEAQKPTNKSSKTMESNPSYSSSSVTPAQLLMLQQGSSRCSLAYSSSSSTSIMSSANQ, encoded by the exons ATGCCTGTAAATCCATGGCCCCTCTTTTCCTTCTTATTCTTCTCTTCTACCCTTGtgcttctctttccttttaCTGCTTTCGCCGTCAACCAACAAGGCGAAACTCTTCTTTCATGGAAGAGAAGCTTGAATGGATCACCTGAGGGGTTGAATAATTGGGACTCGAGCAATGAGACTCCCTGTGGATGGTTCGGAATTACTTGCAACTTTAACAATGAAGTTGTGGCATTGGGTTTGAGGTATGTCAGTTTATTTGGAACACTTCCCTCCAATTTTACTTTTCTATCTTCCTTAAACAAGCTTGTTCTGTCTGGAACCAATCTTACTGGCACAATCCCAAAAGAGATTGGTACTGCTCTTCCTCAATTGACTCACTTAGACTTGAGTGACAATGCCTTGACCGGCGAGATTCCAAGTGAGCTTTGTAACTTTCCCAAGCTTGAACAACTCCTTCTCAACTCAAATCAACTTGAGGGCTCCATTCCAATCGAGATCGGAAATCTCACTAGCTTGAAATGGCTAATCCTCTACGACAATCAATTTAGCGGTTCCATTCCCAAAACCGTAGGCAAGTTGAAGTATCTTGAAGTGATTAGAGCTGGTGGCAACAAGAACCTTGAAGGTTCATTGCCTCAAGAAATTGGCAACTGCAGCAATTTGTTGATGTTAGGCCTAGCAGAAACAAGCATCTCAGGTTTTCTACCACCGAGCCTCGGCCTCCTGAAAAAACTCCAAACCGTCGCCATCTACACCGCCCTCCTTTCCGGTCAAATCCCTCCAGAACTCGGTGACTGCACCGAGCTCCAAGACATATACCTTTATGAAAACTCACTCACTGGCTCAATTCCGAAAACATTGGGCAAGCTCCGAAACCTTAGAAACCTTTTGCTCTGGCAGAACAGCTTGGTTGGTATCATCCCTCCTGAGCTCGGAAACTGCAACCAAATGTTGGTGGTTGACATATCAATGAATTCCTTAACCGGAAGCATTCCACAATCATTTGGCAATCTAACTGAACTCCAAGAACTCCAGCTTAGCCTCAATCAAATCTCCGGAGAAATCCCAGCACAGCTTGGAAACTGCCAGAAGATCATTCACATCGAACTCGACAACAATCAAATCACTGGCTCAATCCCACCTGAAATAGGTAACTTATTGAATCTCACTCTCTTTTACTTGTGGCAGAACAAACTCGAAGGCAACATACCGCCTTCCATTTCCAACTGTCAAAACTTAGAAGCCATAGATTTATCTCAAAATGGCCTAGTGGGGCCTATTCCAAAAGGAGTTTTTCAACTGAAGAAACTCAACAAACTCTTGCTTCTTTCCAACAATCTCTCCGGTGAAATACCGCCCGAGATTGGAAACTGCTCGTCTTTGATTCGTTTTCGAGCTAATAACAACAAGGTTTCCGGAAATATTCCGGCCCAGATTGGAAATTTGAAGAATCTGAACTTCTTGGATCTCGGATCGAACAGGATTACCGGAGTAATCCCGGAAGAAATCTCGGGTTGTCAAAATCTCACATTTTTGGATTTGCATTCAAATGCTATTTCTGGTAACTTGCCACAGAGTTTTAACAGGCTCATATCACTCCAGTTTATTGATTTCTCCAATAACTTGATTGAAGGCACACTGAGTCCAAGTCTTGGTTCACTGAGTTCACTCACCAAACTCACTCTTGCTAAGAACAGGCTGTCAGGTTCCATTCCGAGTCAACTCGGTTCCTGCTCCAAGTTACAGTTATTGGACCTGAGTGGAAATCAGTTATCAGGGAACATTCCGTCAAGTGTTGGAAAGATCCCGTCACTGGAAATCGCTTTGAATCTAAGCTTGAATCAACTTAATGGGGAGATTCCGTCAGAGTTCACGGGGTTAAACAAGCTTGGCATTTTGGATATTTCGTATAATCATCTTACAGGCGATCTTCAACATCTCGCAGCTTTGCAGAATCTTGTCGTGCTTAATGTCTCGCACAATAATTTCTCGGGGCACGTGCCTGACACGCCCTTCTTCTCGAAGCTTCCTCTCAGTGTACTTGCCGGGAATCCTGCTCTTTGCTTCTCCGGTAACCAGTGCGATTCTGGTGACAAGCACGTTAAGCGAGGGACGGCAGCGCGTGTGGCAATGATTGTGCTGTTGTGTGCCGCATGTGCGCTCCTTTTGGCAGCGCTCTACATTATCGTGGCGAGCAAAAAACGTGGCAGTGGGGCCCAGGAGTGTGAAGGTGAGGATGACGTGGAGATGAGTCCGCCTTGGGAAGTGACTTTATATCAGAAACTAGACTTGTCAATTGCTGATGTGGCACGATCGTTGACAGCTGGCAATGTGATAGGACGAGGCCGGTCCGGTGTGGTTTACAAGGTTACCATTCCGTCTGGATTAATGGTAGCTGTTAAGAGGTTCAAGTCGGCAGAGAAGATTTCAGCTGCAGCATTTTCATCCGAGATTGCTACATTGGCGAGAATTCGGCACCGAAACATTGTCCGTTTACTCGGGTGGGGAGCAAACCGGAAAACAAAGTTGCTGTTTTATGATTACATGGCTAATGGCACATTAGGGACCTTGTTACATGAAGGGAATAATGTTGGATTGGTGGAGTGGGAGACGAGGTTTAAGATCGCATTAGGGGTGGCAGAGGGGCTAGCGTATTTGCACCACGATTGCGTACCGCCGATTCTGCACCGAGATGTGAAAGCGCATAATATCTTGCTTGGGGACCGGTATGAGGCATATTTAGCCGATTTCGGGCTGGCTAGGCTGGTTGAAGACGAGCATGGATCATTCTCTGCAAACCCACAATTTGCAGGGTCCTATGGATACATTGCACCAG AGTACGCTTGCATGCTTAAAATCACTGAAAAGAGTGATGTATATAGCTATGGAGTGGTCCTTTTAGAGACAATAACTGGAAAAAAGCCAGTCGATCCATCATTCCCGGATGGCCAACATGTTGTCCAATGGGTCAGAAACCACCTGAGGAGCAAGAAGGACCCAGTTGAAATACTTGATCCTAAACTGCAAGGCCACCCAGACACACAAATACAGGAAATGCTTCAAGCTCTTGGAATCTCTCTTCTTTGCACAAGCAATCGCGCTGAAGATCGCCCGACAATGAAAGATGTGGCAGTATTATTAAAGGAAATTCGACAGGAACTGATCACGGGCGGTGAGGCCCAGAAGCCGACCAACAAATCATCGAAAACGATGGAAAGCAATCCATCATATTCATCATCCTCGGTGACCCCAGCTCAATTGTTGATGCTTCAACAAGGGTCTTCTCGTTGCTCACTTGCTTactcatcttcatcatcaactaGTATTATGTCAAGTGCTAATCAATAA